From Novosphingobium sp. MMS21-SN21R, the proteins below share one genomic window:
- a CDS encoding MFS transporter: MSTRIEGNVAAEWRANWTVVMAACAGMAMASIISYSSGLFIEPFEREFGWSRVQIMSGHSIAATIAAICAPFMGVLVDRYGPRRIGIAAVFTICGSIALFSQTGPDIWHWRLLWLPMTLGIVLVQPMVWTAAVTSLFSAGRGLALAVTLCGSSLASIVVPKMTHSLIEAFGWRLAWVGLGSIWLVIAMPLIWFFFTSVVDRDRTRRTEKVAPVVRASVWQSGILSWRFPVLLVAGVSIALVVVTMVVSIVPVLSASGIARGDAAWIAGLVGFTAIFGRLAIGSLLDRMDGRLIAAACVSMPIVAIFLLIALPGSIVAAAIAVLIFGFSLGAELDIVAYLTSRYFGRENFGFLFGTIGGCLGFASGNGPVALNAVYDATGSYTPALWAAIPLCLLSAALFLCLGRYPDAAPLQPVAA; this comes from the coding sequence GTGTCCACGAGAATTGAAGGCAACGTGGCGGCCGAATGGCGGGCAAACTGGACGGTGGTCATGGCAGCATGCGCAGGCATGGCTATGGCGTCGATCATTTCTTACTCCAGCGGCCTGTTTATCGAACCGTTCGAACGCGAATTTGGGTGGAGCCGGGTGCAGATCATGTCCGGCCATTCGATTGCCGCGACTATCGCCGCTATCTGCGCCCCGTTCATGGGCGTTCTGGTAGATCGCTATGGCCCCCGGCGAATCGGCATTGCAGCGGTTTTCACAATTTGCGGATCAATCGCGCTGTTCAGCCAAACCGGGCCGGACATCTGGCACTGGCGGCTGCTGTGGCTGCCAATGACTTTGGGCATCGTGCTGGTTCAACCGATGGTCTGGACTGCAGCGGTTACCAGCCTGTTCTCAGCCGGGCGCGGTCTTGCGCTGGCCGTAACCTTGTGCGGTAGCAGCCTTGCGTCCATCGTGGTTCCCAAGATGACGCACTCGTTGATCGAGGCATTCGGCTGGCGACTGGCGTGGGTCGGCCTCGGTTCGATCTGGCTGGTGATTGCCATGCCCTTGATCTGGTTCTTCTTTACCAGCGTGGTCGATCGCGACCGCACCCGCCGAACTGAAAAGGTAGCTCCGGTAGTCCGTGCCTCGGTCTGGCAAAGCGGCATCCTGTCATGGCGCTTTCCGGTACTGCTCGTCGCAGGCGTGAGCATTGCGCTGGTCGTCGTCACGATGGTGGTCAGCATTGTTCCCGTATTGTCTGCCAGCGGCATTGCACGCGGGGATGCCGCATGGATCGCAGGATTGGTCGGGTTCACGGCCATTTTCGGCCGCCTTGCCATTGGTTCATTGCTGGATCGGATGGACGGGCGTCTGATTGCGGCCGCCTGCGTATCGATGCCGATTGTGGCGATTTTCCTGCTGATCGCGTTGCCCGGATCGATTGTTGCAGCCGCGATTGCGGTGTTGATCTTCGGCTTCTCGCTTGGCGCTGAACTCGATATCGTCGCTTACCTTACATCGCGCTATTTCGGGCGGGAGAACTTCGGCTTCCTGTTTGGCACGATTGGCGGCTGCTTGGGCTTTGCCAGCGGCAACGGGCCAGTGGCATTGAATGCCGTCTATGATGCGACCGGCAGCTATACCCCCGCATTGTGGGCCGCAATTCCATTGTGCCTGCTTTCGGCGGCGCTGTTCCTGTGCCTTGGCCGCTATCCCGATGCCGCGCCCTTGCAACCCGTTGCAGCTTGA